The Streptomyces spororaveus genome includes a region encoding these proteins:
- a CDS encoding cell division protein FtsQ/DivIB — MAGGTTARRGTPFSDRSGPAARKGTGAPQPPKAPKGSRAPKAPKTPKAPKSAQRTGPRGPGARLRRGPVLAALAAAVLLTAGGTWVLYGSSWLRVEKVAATGMEVLTAEQVLGAAAVPVGAPLVSVDTEEIESRVRGRLPRVDSVDVVRAWPHGIGLKVTERKPVLLVKKDANFVEVDASGVRFDTVPKAPAGVPVLELNAGRSPSARRFDEDRLLHEAVLVAGALPQPIARETVQVKVGSYDSVVLELTRGRSVTWGSGEQSDAKGRALNALLKAAPKAAHFDVSVPTAPAASGS; from the coding sequence GTGGCCGGAGGGACGACCGCGCGGCGCGGAACACCGTTTTCTGATCGGTCCGGTCCGGCTGCCCGCAAGGGCACCGGCGCTCCCCAGCCGCCGAAGGCTCCCAAGGGCTCCAGGGCGCCCAAGGCTCCCAAGACCCCCAAGGCCCCGAAGTCAGCGCAGAGGACCGGCCCCAGGGGCCCCGGCGCACGCCTGCGCCGGGGCCCGGTGCTGGCCGCGCTCGCCGCCGCGGTGCTCCTCACCGCCGGCGGCACCTGGGTGCTCTACGGCTCCTCCTGGCTCCGCGTGGAGAAGGTGGCGGCCACCGGCATGGAGGTGCTCACCGCCGAGCAGGTCCTCGGCGCGGCGGCCGTCCCGGTCGGCGCGCCCCTGGTGAGCGTCGACACCGAGGAGATCGAGAGCCGGGTCCGCGGCCGGCTGCCCCGCGTCGATTCGGTCGACGTGGTGCGTGCCTGGCCGCACGGCATCGGTCTGAAAGTGACGGAACGCAAACCTGTCCTGCTCGTCAAAAAGGACGCCAACTTCGTGGAAGTGGACGCATCGGGTGTGCGATTCGACACGGTTCCGAAAGCACCCGCGGGTGTTCCGGTCCTCGAATTGAACGCCGGTCGATCGCCGAGCGCCCGCCGCTTCGACGAGGATCGGCTGCTGCACGAGGCCGTACTCGTCGCGGGCGCCCTCCCGCAGCCGATCGCCAGGGAAACGGTGCAGGTCAAGGTGGGTTCCTACGATTCGGTCGTGCTGGAGCTCACCAGGGGCCGGTCCGTGACGTGGGGGAGCGGTGAACAGAGCGACGCGAAGGGGCGGGCATTGAACGCTTTGTTGAAAGCCGCTCCCAAGGCCGCCCACTTCGACGTGAGCGTCCCCACCGCCCCTGCTGCGTCCGGGAGTTGA
- the ftsZ gene encoding cell division protein FtsZ → MAAPQNYLAVIKVIGVGGGGVNAINRMIEVGLKGVEFIAINTDAQALLMSDADVKLDVGRELTRGLGAGANPAVGRKAAEDHREEIEEVLKGADMVFVTAGEGGGTGTGGAPVVANIARSLGALTIGVVTRPFTFEGRRRANQAEDGIAELREEVDTLIVIPNDRLLSISDRQVSVLDAFKSADQVLLSGVQGITDLITTPGLINLDFADVKSVMSEAGSALMGIGSARGDDRAVAAAEMAISSPLLEASIDGARGVLLSISGGSDLGLFEINEAAQLVSEAAHPEANIIFGAVIDDALGDEVRVTVIAAGFDGGQPPARRDNVIGAASTKREEPAPAPVRAAEPARPAFGGLGSVTPREEPPAPVEPAPVEVQAPAPQVPTARPYQDSPAEELDVPDFLK, encoded by the coding sequence GTGGCAGCACCGCAGAACTACCTCGCAGTCATCAAGGTCATCGGTGTCGGCGGCGGTGGTGTCAATGCCATCAACCGAATGATCGAGGTCGGTCTCAAGGGCGTCGAGTTCATCGCCATCAACACGGACGCCCAGGCGCTGTTGATGAGCGACGCCGACGTCAAGCTCGACGTCGGCCGTGAACTCACCCGTGGCCTCGGCGCCGGCGCCAACCCGGCCGTCGGTCGCAAGGCGGCAGAGGACCACCGCGAGGAGATCGAGGAGGTCCTCAAGGGGGCCGACATGGTCTTCGTCACCGCCGGTGAGGGCGGCGGCACCGGCACGGGCGGCGCACCTGTCGTCGCCAACATCGCGCGCTCGCTGGGCGCCCTGACGATCGGTGTGGTCACCCGGCCGTTCACCTTCGAGGGCCGGCGCCGCGCGAACCAGGCGGAGGACGGCATCGCCGAGCTCCGCGAAGAGGTCGACACCCTCATCGTCATCCCCAACGACCGACTGCTGTCCATCTCGGACCGCCAGGTCAGCGTGCTCGACGCCTTCAAGTCGGCCGACCAGGTCCTGCTCTCGGGCGTTCAGGGCATCACCGACCTCATCACCACCCCGGGTCTGATCAACCTCGACTTCGCCGACGTCAAGTCCGTGATGTCCGAGGCCGGCTCGGCCCTGATGGGCATCGGCTCCGCCCGCGGCGACGACCGCGCGGTGGCCGCCGCGGAGATGGCGATCTCCTCGCCGCTCCTGGAGGCGTCCATCGACGGCGCCCGTGGCGTGCTGCTCTCCATCTCCGGTGGCTCGGACCTCGGTCTCTTCGAGATCAACGAGGCCGCGCAGCTGGTCAGCGAGGCCGCGCACCCCGAGGCGAACATCATCTTCGGCGCCGTCATCGACGACGCGCTCGGCGACGAGGTACGGGTGACCGTCATCGCGGCCGGGTTCGACGGCGGACAGCCTCCGGCCCGCCGGGACAACGTCATCGGTGCCGCGTCCACCAAGCGCGAGGAGCCGGCCCCGGCTCCGGTCCGCGCCGCCGAGCCGGCCCGCCCGGCCTTCGGCGGACTGGGCTCGGTCACCCCGCGCGAGGAGCCCCCGGCTCCGGTCGAGCCGGCTCCGGTCGAGGTCCAGGCCCCCGCGCCGCAGGTCCCCACGGCCCGGCCGTACCAGGACAGCCCGGCCGAAGAGCTGGATGTCCCGGACTTCTTGAAGTGA
- the pgeF gene encoding peptidoglycan editing factor PgeF produces MGGAHFAFTDRWGGVSAVPYEELNLGGAVGDDPAAVRANRARAAKSLGLEPDRVVWMNQVHGRDVAVVDGPWGADAEVPAVDAVVTARRGLALAVLTADCTPVLLADPVAGVVAAAHAGRPGLVAGVVPAAVEAMVALGADPGRIVARTGPAVCGHCYEVPAEMREAVAREVPAARAETSWGTPAVDVVAGVHAQLAEAGVVHSGRSPVCTLESPDHFSYRRDRVTGRLAGYVWLTELSRGTTPGSPGEKKNDGS; encoded by the coding sequence GTGGGCGGCGCCCACTTCGCCTTCACCGACCGGTGGGGCGGAGTGAGCGCCGTTCCGTACGAGGAGCTCAATCTCGGCGGCGCGGTCGGAGACGACCCGGCCGCCGTTCGCGCGAACCGGGCACGGGCGGCGAAGTCCCTGGGTCTGGAGCCGGACCGGGTGGTCTGGATGAACCAGGTGCACGGCCGGGACGTGGCGGTGGTGGACGGGCCCTGGGGCGCGGATGCCGAGGTCCCCGCGGTGGACGCGGTGGTGACCGCCCGTCGGGGGCTCGCCCTCGCGGTGCTCACCGCCGACTGCACGCCGGTCCTGCTGGCGGACCCCGTCGCCGGTGTCGTGGCCGCCGCCCACGCCGGGCGGCCGGGACTGGTCGCCGGAGTGGTGCCCGCCGCCGTCGAGGCGATGGTCGCCCTCGGGGCCGATCCCGGGCGGATCGTCGCCCGTACGGGACCCGCGGTCTGCGGACACTGCTACGAGGTGCCCGCCGAGATGCGGGAGGCGGTGGCCCGGGAGGTGCCCGCCGCCCGGGCCGAGACCAGCTGGGGGACACCGGCCGTCGACGTGGTCGCCGGGGTGCACGCCCAGCTCGCCGAGGCGGGGGTGGTGCACAGCGGCCGTTCCCCGGTCTGCACACTGGAGTCGCCGGACCACTTCTCGTACCGGCGCGACCGGGTGACCGGACGCCTTGCCGGATATGTCTGGTTGACAGAGCTTTCCCGGGGGACGACCCCCGGATCGCCGGGGGAAAAGAAGAATGACGGATCGTAA